The proteins below come from a single Desulfitobacterium metallireducens DSM 15288 genomic window:
- a CDS encoding response regulator transcription factor encodes MQKLKGIKILLVDDEPTILEFLEMGLSNEGFEVQTAPDGMTAVTLASQFEPHIVVLDVMMPGMDGFEVCRMLKKQGNVAVIMLTAKDEVEDRVKGLNLGADDYMVKPFSFEELLARIQARIRNQFPNLLGEVISGPFRVDDRRREIIYKDQVLELSPTEYELLKFMILNQGLVLSKTMILDKVWGYDFVGDENIVEVYIRSLRDKLKDKDHQLIRTLRGAGYRMDL; translated from the coding sequence ATGCAAAAATTAAAAGGAATTAAGATATTACTCGTCGATGATGAACCCACTATTTTAGAATTTTTAGAAATGGGACTCAGTAACGAAGGGTTCGAGGTTCAGACGGCCCCAGATGGAATGACCGCGGTAACTCTGGCCAGCCAATTTGAGCCCCATATTGTAGTCCTGGATGTTATGATGCCAGGCATGGATGGTTTTGAGGTATGCAGGATGCTGAAAAAACAGGGAAATGTAGCAGTTATCATGCTCACGGCTAAGGATGAAGTGGAGGATCGGGTCAAAGGACTTAATCTGGGAGCAGACGACTATATGGTGAAACCGTTTAGTTTTGAAGAATTACTCGCGCGGATTCAAGCCCGTATTCGTAACCAATTCCCGAATTTGCTGGGGGAAGTTATAAGTGGACCTTTTCGGGTAGATGATCGACGACGGGAGATTATTTATAAGGATCAAGTTCTGGAGCTTTCTCCCACAGAATACGAACTTCTTAAATTTATGATTCTCAATCAAGGTCTGGTCTTAAGTAAAACGATGATTCTGGATAAGGTATGGGGCTACGATTTTGTAGGAGATGAAAATATCGTGGAGGTGTATATTCGTTCCTTACGTGATAAATTAAAGGATAAGGATCATCAATTGATCCGAACATTACGCGGTGCTGGATATAGAATGGATCTTTAA